The following coding sequences lie in one Halorarum halophilum genomic window:
- a CDS encoding amidase: protein MTEGAWDEQEEAARRFVERARSLPGDDTYPAFPPAEPVGRADPYGAFATALETPESVDGPLSDLDLATKDNVAVRGVTHRAGTGRLAWEPDHDATVVERLRVAGADLVGTTRMDPFALGVTGEGCVAGRTENPAVAGAVPGGSSSGSAAAVAGGLADAALGTDTAGSVRVPASFCDLVGVKPTFDLVPRTGVLDLAPTLDHVGVLARDVGTAARVLGALGGGDPLRPATAHTDPVRPTGTLDSELGRLRVGVPEEFVAAADPGVRATVEGTLADLAGRAGVTVERLDFPEHGDAGFVNQLHTLREFARLRAGGGQPLGNGRFPDARTALATSLSDAEVPPRVHRLAAIGEALRREGRDAYAAGWDARRRQVRRTRSCFDRVDVLAAPTTPMTAPEFGAVGGEDRHEVSVPEVVANTAPFNNTGSPAVSVPCSRADGAPVGIQFAAPRGEDALALRAALAVERLS, encoded by the coding sequence ATGACCGAGGGAGCGTGGGACGAGCAGGAGGAGGCGGCCCGGCGGTTCGTCGAACGCGCGCGGTCGCTGCCCGGGGACGATACCTACCCCGCGTTCCCGCCCGCCGAACCGGTCGGCAGGGCCGACCCGTACGGCGCGTTCGCCACGGCACTCGAGACGCCGGAGTCGGTGGACGGGCCGCTCTCCGACCTCGATTTGGCGACGAAGGACAACGTCGCCGTGAGGGGCGTGACCCACCGCGCCGGTACCGGCCGACTCGCCTGGGAGCCGGACCACGACGCGACGGTCGTCGAGCGACTGCGCGTCGCGGGCGCCGACCTCGTCGGGACTACGCGGATGGACCCGTTCGCACTCGGCGTCACCGGCGAGGGCTGCGTCGCGGGCCGGACGGAGAACCCGGCCGTCGCCGGCGCGGTTCCCGGCGGGTCCTCCAGCGGGAGCGCCGCGGCGGTCGCGGGCGGGCTGGCGGACGCGGCGCTCGGCACGGACACGGCCGGGAGCGTCCGCGTACCGGCGTCGTTCTGCGACCTCGTCGGCGTGAAGCCGACGTTCGATCTGGTCCCCCGGACCGGCGTGCTCGACCTCGCACCGACGCTCGACCACGTCGGCGTCCTCGCCCGCGACGTGGGGACGGCGGCCCGCGTGCTCGGCGCACTCGGCGGCGGCGACCCGCTCCGTCCCGCCACCGCTCACACGGACCCCGTCAGGCCAACGGGAACGCTCGATTCGGAACTCGGTCGCCTCCGCGTCGGCGTCCCAGAGGAGTTCGTCGCGGCGGCCGACCCGGGCGTGCGGGCCACCGTCGAGGGGACGCTCGCCGACCTGGCCGGCCGCGCGGGCGTGACGGTGGAGCGCCTCGACTTCCCAGAGCACGGGGACGCCGGATTCGTCAACCAGCTCCACACCCTCCGGGAGTTCGCCCGGCTCCGGGCCGGCGGCGGTCAGCCGCTCGGAAACGGGCGCTTCCCGGACGCCCGCACCGCGCTCGCGACCTCGCTCTCCGACGCCGAGGTCCCTCCGCGCGTCCACCGCCTCGCGGCCATCGGGGAGGCGTTGCGGCGCGAGGGACGCGACGCCTACGCGGCGGGGTGGGACGCACGTCGCCGACAGGTCCGCCGGACCCGTTCCTGCTTCGACCGCGTGGACGTGCTCGCCGCACCGACGACGCCGATGACGGCCCCGGAATTCGGGGCGGTCGGCGGGGAGGACCGCCACGAGGTCTCGGTCCCCGAGGTGGTCGCGAACACGGCGCCGTTCAACAACACCGGCTCCCCGGCCGTTTCCGTCCCGTGCAGCCGTGCGGACGGGGCGCCGGTCGGCATCCAGTTCGCCGCACCTCGCGGAGAGGACGCGCTGGCGCTCCGGGCCGCGCTCGCCGTGGAGCGGCTCAGCTGA
- a CDS encoding BKACE family enzyme, producing the protein MTYQEYLDGKPVVVTAALTGGIHGKETHPGLPETPEEIAAAAAACEEAGAAIVHLHARRDNGERAFSTERFQAVTDAVRDATDDLVIQHSTGGTAAPDALRAEPLRTDPAPEMASLDMGPMNRGRRLTSENTRDTIDGLHAEMRERGIKPELEVFNDGHLNESFRILDDLADPPYLNLIFGPGTLSPPSPANLQHMVDQLPDRAEFNVIGFGPHQLPLTTQSLLLGGHVRVGLEDNSYYRKGERATNEALVARSVRIAEELGRPVASPAEARDLLGL; encoded by the coding sequence ATGACGTACCAGGAGTACCTCGACGGCAAACCAGTCGTCGTCACGGCGGCGCTGACCGGCGGGATCCACGGGAAGGAAACCCACCCGGGATTGCCCGAGACGCCCGAGGAGATCGCCGCCGCCGCGGCCGCCTGCGAGGAGGCCGGCGCGGCCATCGTCCACCTGCACGCCAGGCGGGACAACGGCGAGCGCGCGTTCTCGACCGAGCGGTTCCAGGCGGTGACCGACGCCGTGCGCGACGCGACCGACGACCTCGTCATCCAGCACTCGACGGGCGGCACCGCCGCGCCGGACGCGCTCCGGGCCGAACCGCTCCGGACCGACCCCGCACCGGAGATGGCCAGCCTCGACATGGGTCCGATGAACCGCGGGCGACGGCTCACCAGCGAGAACACCCGCGACACCATCGACGGCCTCCACGCGGAGATGCGCGAGCGGGGGATCAAGCCCGAACTCGAGGTGTTCAACGACGGCCACCTCAACGAGTCGTTCCGCATCCTCGACGACCTCGCGGATCCGCCGTACCTGAATCTCATCTTCGGGCCGGGGACGCTCTCCCCGCCCTCGCCGGCCAACCTCCAGCACATGGTCGACCAGCTCCCCGACCGCGCGGAGTTCAACGTGATCGGGTTCGGACCGCACCAGCTCCCGCTCACCACGCAGTCGCTGCTGCTCGGCGGGCACGTCCGCGTCGGGCTGGAGGACAACAGCTACTACCGGAAGGGCGAGCGCGCCACGAACGAGGCGCTCGTCGCTCGTTCGGTTCGCATCGCCGAGGAACTCGGACGGCCGGTCGCCTCGCCGGCGGAGGCCCGCGACCTACTCGGGCTGTAG
- a CDS encoding hotdog domain-containing protein produces the protein MNPADLPEEGTVVRHERTFTREEVREFADLSGDRGTHHEERDEQGRLLVHGLLTATLPTKIGGDLDVLAREMTFEFRRPVHTGERIVCEVTVADVEHGDGRADVTAPFVCHNGDGELVLSGSFDGVVFA, from the coding sequence ATGAACCCGGCAGACCTCCCCGAGGAGGGAACCGTCGTCCGCCACGAGCGCACCTTCACCCGGGAGGAGGTCCGGGAGTTCGCCGACCTCTCGGGCGACCGCGGCACCCACCACGAGGAACGGGACGAGCAGGGTCGCCTGCTCGTCCACGGCCTGCTCACCGCGACGCTGCCGACGAAGATCGGCGGGGACCTCGACGTGCTCGCCCGGGAGATGACCTTCGAGTTCCGCCGACCGGTCCACACCGGCGAGCGCATCGTCTGCGAGGTGACCGTGGCGGACGTCGAGCACGGCGACGGTCGCGCGGACGTCACCGCCCCGTTCGTCTGCCACAACGGGGACGGGGAACTCGTCCTCTCGGGCTCGTTCGACGGCGTCGTGTTCGCCTGA
- the moaA gene encoding GTP 3',8-cyclase MoaA, with product MQAPLEDDFGRAVTGVRVSLTDRCNFDCVYCHNEGLGDTRGPMDAQENEMTADDVVTFLEVAAEFGVDSVKLTGGEPMLREDLEEIIRRTPDSMETSMTTNGTFLPGRAEDLVDAGLDRVNVSQDALDPEAFGEITKSGAYEKVMEGVEAALDAGLAPVKLNMVVFEHTAGYVEGMVEHVAENDGLQLQLIEYMPELTGRPEWNIDIGRVHDWLADIADRVERREMHDRKRYFVNGGMVEIVDPVENAGFCANCGRVRVTHEGYLKGCLNRNDDLKSMGEMTKPEIREAYRQVVADRVPYYGEYLVENDRGEYEINEKYIGA from the coding sequence ATGCAGGCCCCGCTGGAGGACGACTTCGGACGTGCGGTGACCGGGGTTCGCGTCTCGCTTACCGACCGGTGCAACTTCGACTGCGTCTACTGTCACAACGAGGGCCTCGGGGACACGCGCGGGCCGATGGACGCCCAGGAAAACGAGATGACCGCCGACGACGTGGTCACCTTTCTGGAGGTCGCAGCCGAGTTCGGTGTCGACTCGGTAAAGTTGACCGGCGGGGAGCCGATGCTCCGCGAGGACCTCGAGGAGATCATCCGCCGGACCCCCGACTCGATGGAGACGTCGATGACGACGAACGGCACGTTCCTCCCCGGACGCGCGGAGGACCTCGTGGACGCAGGTCTCGACCGCGTGAACGTCTCGCAGGACGCGCTCGACCCGGAGGCGTTCGGGGAGATCACGAAGTCGGGCGCCTACGAGAAGGTAATGGAGGGGGTGGAGGCGGCACTCGACGCCGGGCTGGCTCCGGTGAAGTTGAACATGGTCGTCTTCGAACACACGGCCGGGTACGTCGAGGGGATGGTCGAACACGTCGCGGAGAACGACGGACTCCAGCTCCAGCTCATCGAGTACATGCCGGAGCTCACTGGCAGGCCCGAGTGGAACATCGACATCGGACGCGTTCACGACTGGCTCGCCGACATCGCCGACCGCGTTGAGCGACGGGAGATGCACGACCGGAAGCGCTACTTCGTGAACGGCGGGATGGTCGAGATCGTCGACCCCGTCGAGAACGCCGGCTTCTGCGCCAACTGCGGCCGCGTCCGCGTCACCCACGAGGGCTACCTGAAGGGCTGTCTCAACCGCAACGACGACCTGAAGTCGATGGGCGAGATGACGAAGCCGGAGATCCGCGAGGCGTACCGCCAGGTCGTCGCGGATCGGGTCCCGTACTACGGCGAGTACCTCGTCGAGAACGACCGGGGCGAGTACGAGATCAACGAGAAGTACATCGGCGCGTAG
- a CDS encoding Mrp/NBP35 family ATP-binding protein, whose translation MDEATVRDRLATVEDPALGDDIVSLGLVNAVEVDDEAGVVRVSLALGAPYSPDETDMAGRVREALSGTDYEIDLSASLPSDVGEEDQVLPGVTNVIAVASGKGGVGKSTVAVNLAAGLSKLGARVGLFDADVYGPNVPRMVDADEAPRATGEDTIVPPEKYGMRLMSMAFLVGEDDPVIWRGPMVHKVLTQLVEDVEWGDLDYMVLDLPPGTGDTQLTILQTLPLTGAVIVTTPEDVALDDANKGLRMFGKHETNVLGIVENMSGFVCPDCGSEHDVFGKGGGKAFAADNDLPFLGGVPLDPAVRKGGDGGKPIVLREDSETADAFKLVTENVANNVGVVQRRRASQRASRDAPTQ comes from the coding sequence ATGGACGAAGCAACGGTTCGCGACCGCCTCGCGACCGTCGAGGACCCGGCGCTCGGCGACGACATCGTCTCGCTCGGGCTGGTTAACGCGGTAGAGGTGGACGACGAGGCGGGCGTCGTCCGCGTGTCACTCGCGCTCGGCGCGCCGTACTCGCCCGACGAGACGGACATGGCCGGACGGGTCCGCGAGGCGCTCTCGGGGACCGACTACGAGATCGACCTCTCGGCCAGCCTCCCCTCCGACGTCGGCGAGGAGGATCAGGTGCTCCCCGGCGTGACGAACGTCATCGCCGTCGCCTCCGGGAAGGGGGGCGTCGGCAAGTCCACGGTCGCCGTGAACCTCGCGGCCGGGCTCTCGAAGCTCGGCGCGCGCGTGGGCCTGTTCGACGCCGACGTGTACGGTCCGAACGTCCCGCGGATGGTCGACGCCGACGAGGCGCCGCGCGCGACGGGCGAGGACACCATCGTGCCGCCGGAGAAGTACGGGATGCGCCTGATGAGCATGGCGTTCCTCGTCGGCGAGGACGACCCGGTCATCTGGCGCGGCCCGATGGTCCACAAGGTGCTGACCCAGCTCGTCGAGGACGTGGAGTGGGGTGACCTCGACTACATGGTGCTCGACCTCCCGCCGGGGACGGGCGACACGCAGCTCACCATCCTCCAGACGCTCCCGCTCACGGGCGCCGTCATCGTCACGACGCCCGAGGACGTCGCGCTCGACGACGCGAACAAGGGGCTGCGGATGTTCGGCAAGCACGAGACGAACGTGCTCGGCATCGTGGAGAACATGAGCGGCTTCGTCTGCCCGGACTGCGGCAGCGAACACGACGTGTTCGGCAAGGGCGGCGGGAAGGCGTTCGCGGCGGACAACGACCTGCCGTTCCTCGGCGGCGTCCCGCTCGACCCGGCGGTCCGGAAGGGCGGCGACGGCGGGAAGCCCATCGTGCTGCGCGAGGACTCGGAGACGGCGGACGCGTTCAAGCTCGTCACCGAGAACGTCGCCAACAACGTCGGCGTCGTCCAGCGCCGGCGGGCGAGCCAGCGCGCCTCCCGCGACGCGCCGACGCAGTAG
- a CDS encoding DUF5806 family protein, giving the protein MPDDTKATVPSTNGDRRRFERLDGADNDRVDVFLRGRVAFTAREWAVARLCADFRTKTGVEMTKVGEQLPELVPFLDDTYTRQAVYQARRDFEGKVRTAGATFLYGAMSDFLTADELDDVMFEATEVAKFLIEVEGATLAYDEEIASEKRVRAAMRAVHEASVELRYDRCPHCGETIGSDDPDETD; this is encoded by the coding sequence ATGCCCGACGACACGAAAGCGACCGTTCCGAGTACCAACGGTGACCGGCGACGCTTCGAGCGACTCGACGGCGCCGATAACGACCGAGTGGACGTGTTCCTTAGGGGCCGGGTGGCGTTCACGGCACGTGAGTGGGCCGTCGCGAGGCTGTGTGCCGACTTCCGGACGAAGACCGGGGTCGAGATGACGAAGGTCGGCGAACAACTGCCGGAGCTCGTGCCCTTCCTCGACGACACGTACACACGCCAGGCGGTCTATCAGGCCAGGCGGGACTTCGAGGGGAAGGTGCGGACGGCCGGTGCGACGTTCCTCTACGGCGCGATGAGCGACTTCCTCACCGCCGACGAGCTAGACGACGTGATGTTCGAGGCGACCGAGGTCGCCAAGTTCCTGATCGAGGTCGAAGGAGCGACGCTGGCCTACGACGAGGAGATCGCCAGCGAGAAGCGCGTTCGAGCCGCGATGCGGGCGGTCCACGAGGCGAGCGTCGAACTCCGGTACGACCGGTGTCCTCACTGCGGCGAGACCATCGGGTCCGACGACCCGGACGAAACCGACTGA
- a CDS encoding CDC48 family AAA ATPase yields the protein MKLTVKPLKQKDAGRRLAAIDRVAAEELELSGGDYIRLEGDSTAIARVWPGYPEDDDTGVVRIDGQLRQEAGAGIDDRVEVEPADVEPAERITIALPQQFGIRGNVGSIIRDKLSGQPVTQGQTIRFPLGLGLMGGGSQAVPLKIASTQPSGTVVITDSTDVDISEKPAEEIAEASTSGAESPDVAYEDIGGLDDELEQVREMIELPMRHPELFKRLGIEPPKGVLLHGPPGTGKTLIAKAVANEIDAHFQTLSGPEIMSKYYGESEEQLREVFEEAEENAPAIVFMDELDSIAPKREEAGGDVERRVVAQLLSLMDGLEERGEVVVIGATNRVDAIDPALRRGGRFDREIEIGVPDRDGRKEILQVHTRNMPLSEGVDIDEYAESTHGFVGADLESLAKEAGMNALRRIRPQLDLDAEEIDAEVLDSIEVNESDMKEAMKGIEPSALREVFVEVPDVTWADVGGLEATKERLRETIQWPLEYPEVFEAMDMQSAKGVMMYGPPGTGKTLLAKAIANESESNFISVKGPELLNKFVGESEKGVREVFSKARENAPTVIFFDEIDSLATERGTNTGDSGVSERVVSQLLTELDGLETLEDVVVIATTNRPDLIDSALLRPGRLDRHVHVPVPDEEGRRAIFQVHTEEKPLADDVDLDSLARRTDGYVGADIEAVCREASMNASREFIESVKPEEIADSVGNVRITMDHFESALDEVKPSVTPETIERYEEIEKRFRQADTAEPEEGELGRTFQ from the coding sequence ATGAAACTAACTGTCAAACCACTGAAGCAGAAGGACGCGGGGCGGCGCCTCGCAGCGATCGACCGCGTCGCGGCCGAGGAACTGGAGCTCTCGGGCGGCGATTACATCCGCCTCGAGGGTGACTCGACCGCTATCGCGCGGGTGTGGCCCGGCTACCCCGAGGACGACGACACGGGCGTCGTCCGCATCGACGGTCAGCTACGGCAGGAGGCCGGCGCCGGCATCGACGACCGCGTCGAGGTCGAACCCGCCGACGTCGAGCCGGCCGAGCGCATCACCATCGCGCTCCCCCAGCAGTTCGGCATCCGCGGGAACGTCGGCTCGATCATCCGCGACAAGCTCTCGGGCCAGCCGGTCACGCAGGGGCAGACCATCAGGTTCCCCCTCGGGCTCGGCCTCATGGGCGGCGGCTCGCAGGCGGTCCCGCTGAAGATCGCCTCGACCCAGCCGTCCGGCACGGTCGTCATCACGGACTCGACCGACGTCGACATCTCCGAGAAGCCGGCCGAGGAGATCGCCGAGGCCTCCACGTCGGGCGCGGAGTCGCCGGACGTGGCCTACGAGGACATCGGCGGACTCGACGACGAACTCGAGCAGGTCCGCGAGATGATCGAACTGCCGATGCGCCACCCCGAGCTGTTCAAGCGGCTCGGCATCGAGCCGCCGAAGGGCGTGCTGCTCCACGGCCCGCCGGGCACCGGGAAGACGCTCATCGCGAAGGCCGTCGCCAACGAGATCGACGCGCACTTCCAGACCCTGTCGGGCCCCGAGATCATGTCGAAGTACTACGGGGAGTCCGAGGAGCAGCTCCGCGAGGTGTTCGAGGAGGCCGAGGAGAACGCCCCCGCGATCGTCTTCATGGACGAGCTGGACTCCATCGCGCCCAAGCGCGAGGAGGCGGGCGGCGACGTGGAACGCCGCGTCGTGGCCCAGCTGCTCTCGCTGATGGACGGGCTCGAGGAGCGCGGCGAGGTCGTCGTCATCGGCGCGACCAACCGTGTCGACGCGATCGACCCGGCGCTACGCCGCGGCGGGCGCTTCGACCGCGAGATCGAGATCGGCGTCCCGGACCGGGACGGCCGCAAGGAGATCCTGCAGGTCCACACGCGGAACATGCCGCTCTCCGAGGGCGTGGACATCGACGAGTACGCGGAGTCCACCCACGGGTTCGTCGGCGCCGACCTCGAGTCGCTTGCGAAGGAAGCCGGTATGAACGCCCTGCGGCGCATCCGCCCGCAGCTCGACCTCGACGCGGAGGAGATCGACGCCGAGGTGCTCGACTCCATCGAGGTCAACGAGTCCGACATGAAGGAGGCGATGAAGGGCATCGAGCCCTCCGCGCTCCGGGAGGTGTTCGTCGAGGTGCCGGACGTCACCTGGGCCGACGTCGGCGGTCTCGAGGCGACCAAGGAACGGCTCCGCGAGACGATCCAGTGGCCCCTCGAGTACCCCGAGGTGTTCGAGGCGATGGACATGCAGTCGGCCAAGGGCGTGATGATGTACGGCCCGCCCGGTACGGGGAAGACCCTGCTGGCGAAGGCCATCGCCAACGAGTCGGAGTCGAACTTCATCTCGGTCAAGGGGCCTGAGCTCCTGAACAAGTTCGTCGGCGAGTCGGAGAAGGGCGTGCGCGAGGTGTTCAGCAAGGCGCGCGAGAACGCCCCCACCGTCATCTTCTTCGACGAGATCGACTCGCTCGCGACCGAGCGCGGCACCAACACGGGCGACTCGGGCGTCTCCGAGCGCGTCGTCTCGCAGCTCCTGACGGAGCTCGACGGCCTCGAGACGCTGGAGGACGTGGTCGTCATCGCGACGACGAACCGCCCGGACCTCATCGACTCGGCGCTGCTCCGCCCCGGCCGGCTCGACCGCCACGTCCACGTGCCGGTCCCGGACGAGGAGGGCCGCCGGGCCATCTTCCAGGTCCACACCGAGGAGAAGCCGCTGGCCGACGACGTCGACCTCGACTCGCTGGCCCGCCGGACGGACGGCTACGTCGGCGCCGACATCGAGGCCGTCTGCCGCGAGGCGTCGATGAACGCCTCCCGCGAGTTCATCGAGTCGGTGAAGCCCGAGGAGATCGCCGACTCGGTCGGCAACGTCCGCATCACGATGGACCACTTCGAGTCGGCACTGGACGAGGTGAAGCCCTCCGTCACCCCCGAGACGATCGAGCGCTACGAAGAGATCGAGAAGCGCTTCCGGCAGGCCGACACAGCCGAGCCCGAGGAGGGCGAACTGGGCCGGACGTTCCAGTAA
- a CDS encoding DUF7127 family protein, with product MNQRQFNGETERFVRRYDYDDTTVLAADLDIDEEDVYVDTVDDTAIVVLQREDGDEEFEIDLPGTAANIDTQNGVLTITITQ from the coding sequence ATGAACCAACGCCAATTCAACGGGGAAACCGAGCGGTTCGTGCGTCGCTACGACTACGACGACACGACCGTGCTCGCCGCCGATCTCGACATCGACGAGGAGGACGTGTACGTCGACACCGTCGACGACACCGCCATCGTCGTCCTGCAGCGTGAGGACGGCGATGAGGAGTTCGAGATCGATCTCCCCGGCACGGCCGCAAACATTGACACGCAGAACGGCGTACTCACTATCACGATCACCCAATGA
- a CDS encoding alpha/beta fold hydrolase, translated as MERIAHHGRETAYRVSDRGGDGPGLLCIHGSGGSAGAWKSQSRLADRAPIVALDLSGHGESEDVASSAGPDALEAYVEDVVAVAEETDASILVGNSLGGAVAMWTALERGLPLDGLVLTGTGAKLAVLDDLLAWLGDDFDRAIEFLHAPDRLFHDPDEQSLELSKGAMRQAGRAVTERDFRTCHAFDVRDRLGELDVPALAVVGEHDKMTPLRYHEFLADNMPDCDIAVVEDAAHLAMLEAPEAFNEAVETFLDRIGDEG; from the coding sequence ATGGAGCGAATCGCGCACCACGGTCGCGAGACTGCCTACCGTGTTTCCGACAGAGGAGGTGACGGGCCGGGACTGCTGTGTATCCACGGGAGCGGGGGTTCCGCGGGGGCGTGGAAGTCCCAGTCTCGACTCGCCGACAGGGCACCGATTGTCGCGCTTGACCTCAGCGGCCACGGCGAGAGCGAGGACGTCGCCTCGTCGGCAGGTCCCGACGCCCTGGAAGCGTACGTCGAGGACGTCGTCGCGGTCGCCGAGGAGACGGACGCGAGCATCCTCGTCGGTAACTCGCTGGGCGGTGCCGTGGCGATGTGGACCGCCCTCGAACGTGGTCTCCCTCTCGACGGGCTCGTGCTCACCGGGACCGGCGCGAAACTCGCAGTTCTCGACGACCTGTTGGCGTGGCTCGGGGACGACTTCGACCGGGCGATCGAGTTCCTCCACGCACCCGACAGGTTGTTCCACGATCCCGACGAGCAGTCCCTCGAACTCTCGAAGGGGGCGATGCGGCAGGCCGGGCGCGCCGTCACGGAACGCGACTTCCGTACCTGCCACGCGTTCGACGTCCGCGACAGGCTCGGGGAACTCGACGTCCCCGCGCTAGCCGTCGTCGGCGAGCACGACAAGATGACACCACTGCGGTACCACGAGTTCCTGGCCGACAACATGCCCGATTGCGACATAGCCGTCGTCGAGGACGCCGCCCACCTCGCGATGCTGGAGGCTCCCGAGGCGTTCAACGAGGCTGTGGAGACGTTCCTCGATCGGATCGGGGACGAAGGTTGA
- the panB gene encoding 3-methyl-2-oxobutanoate hydroxymethyltransferase yields MTTTRTLREKAGEEPITMLTAYDAPTAAVVDGAGVDVILVGDSMGNAVLGYDSTLPVTLEEVRSRTGAVARATEDALVVADMPFLSFGVDEAESVENAGRMLKEADADAVKLESGPHTVELTRRLVDIGIPVMAHLGLTPQHVNQLGGYQRQGTDRGAAEELIELAREHEEAGAFSLVLEHVPANLARQVTEALSIPTIGIGAGRHTDGQVLVITDVLGLDDWSPPFSKQFGNVREEMERAVSAYKKEVEAGEFPAEEHSHVEDDVENVY; encoded by the coding sequence GTGACCACTACACGGACCCTCCGGGAGAAGGCGGGTGAGGAGCCGATCACGATGCTCACGGCATACGACGCGCCGACGGCGGCCGTCGTCGACGGGGCGGGCGTGGACGTCATCCTCGTCGGTGACAGCATGGGGAACGCGGTGCTCGGCTACGACTCGACGCTCCCCGTCACGCTCGAGGAGGTGCGGAGCAGGACTGGCGCCGTCGCTCGGGCGACCGAGGACGCGCTGGTGGTCGCCGACATGCCGTTCCTCTCGTTCGGCGTCGACGAAGCCGAGAGCGTCGAGAACGCCGGTCGGATGCTCAAGGAGGCCGACGCCGACGCGGTGAAGCTCGAATCGGGCCCTCATACGGTCGAACTGACCCGGCGGCTCGTCGACATCGGGATCCCCGTGATGGCCCATCTCGGGCTCACGCCACAACACGTGAACCAACTGGGCGGATACCAGCGACAGGGGACCGATCGTGGCGCGGCGGAGGAACTGATCGAACTGGCCCGGGAACACGAGGAGGCGGGCGCGTTCTCCCTCGTCCTCGAGCACGTTCCGGCGAACCTCGCGCGCCAGGTGACGGAGGCGCTTTCGATTCCCACGATCGGCATCGGCGCGGGCCGCCACACCGACGGGCAGGTGCTCGTCATCACAGACGTACTCGGGCTGGACGACTGGTCGCCGCCGTTCTCGAAGCAGTTCGGAAACGTGCGCGAGGAGATGGAACGGGCCGTTTCGGCCTACAAGAAGGAGGTCGAGGCCGGGGAGTTCCCGGCCGAGGAACACAGCCACGTCGAGGACGACGTCGAGAACGTGTACTGA
- a CDS encoding type IV pilin yields MDSRGISPVIGTLLLLAIVAILAAVLGTFALGFDDQLFQPAPQVALEVSEYDAAGDGNGGKPYLEINHRAGDIADGTKVSVRDESGNEVAWADVWTTGPTVGPGSYAHIDGCGSDGALDPVTTRGQTYSIVFKHDGRTLTIHEVDVPSEPTGTGTC; encoded by the coding sequence ATGGACTCCAGGGGGATCTCGCCGGTGATCGGGACGCTCCTCCTGCTCGCCATCGTCGCGATCCTGGCGGCCGTCCTCGGGACGTTCGCACTCGGATTCGACGATCAGCTGTTCCAGCCGGCCCCGCAGGTGGCACTGGAGGTCTCCGAGTACGACGCCGCCGGCGACGGAAACGGTGGGAAACCCTACCTCGAGATAAACCACCGGGCCGGCGACATCGCCGACGGGACGAAGGTGTCCGTTCGTGACGAGTCGGGGAACGAGGTCGCCTGGGCGGACGTGTGGACGACCGGTCCGACCGTCGGGCCGGGGTCGTACGCCCACATCGACGGCTGTGGCAGCGACGGTGCCCTCGACCCGGTTACGACCCGCGGTCAGACGTACTCCATCGTCTTCAAACACGACGGGAGAACGCTCACCATCCACGAGGTCGACGTCCCCTCGGAACCGACCGGGACGGGAACCTGCTGA